The region CCGTGACCTGGGCGGGCTGTCCGCGGGCTACCGAACGGCGGTGGAGACCGGACGCATCGTGGGCCCGCGGCTGCACACGGCCGTGCGGATCATCGGCCACACCGGCGGCCACGCCGACTTCCGGCTGCTCGACGGCACCGACCTCACCGGCGGTGAGATGGCCGACCTCGCCGACACCGTGGACGAGGCCCGCCTGGCCGTACGCAAAGTGCTGCGCGCGGGCGCCGACGTGATCAAAATCTGCGCCACCGGCGGTATGGCGAGCCCGTACGACCAGCCCGAGGACGAGGGACTTCTGGAAGAGGAGATCCGCGCCGTCGTGGACGAGGCGCGGCGGCACGGCGGCACGCCGGTCGCCGCCCACGCCCAGGGCACCGCGGGCATCATCAACGCCATCCGCGGCGGTGTCACCAGCATCGAGCACGGCTACGGGCTGGACGAGCGGGCGCTGGAGATGGCGGGTGAGCGCGGCGTCTTCGTCGTACCGACGCTGTCCGCCGCGTTCACGAGCATCGACAAGAACACGATGCCGGAGTACCAGTACCAGAAGAAGACCCGCTGGGCCGGTATCACCAAGGAGAACATCTCCCGTGCCATTGAGCGCGGCGCCCGCGTCGCGCTCGGCACGGACGCGGCCATCGCCCCGCACGGTGTGAACCTCAAAGAGCTCGGCCACCTGGTGAACCTCGGCATGGACCCCATGGCGGCCATCGTGGCCGGTACCCGTACGTCCGCCGAACTCCTCGGCCTGGCCGACCGGCTCGGCACCCTTGTCCCCGGCCGCACCGCCGACCTGATCATCTGTGACGGCGATCCGCTCACGGACATCGGCATCCTCGGCGACCCCGCCCACGTCGTCTGCGTCGTCCAGGACGGTGTGGTCCGCAAGGACCTGCTGTCCCCGGCCGGCACCCCGGCCACCCCAGCCGCCCCGGCCGTAAGGCAGCCATGATGTCCTCATTGCACAGCCTCCCCACCCCGGACCATCAGACCCCGGGCAGTCAGGCCGCGGACGGGAAGACCCCGCAGGACCCGCGGCCCACCGGGCTCGACCGGCTGCTCTCGCTGATCGAGCGGGCGGGCAACACGCTGCCCAACCCCGTCGTCCTGTTCGCCGCGCTCTTCGCCCTGCTGGCCGTCATCTCCACCGTGCTCGACCTCGCCGACGTGTCCGCCACGGTGCCGGGCACGGCGGAGACCAAGCACATCACCGGTCTGCTCACCGGCGAAGGACTGCGCTGGCTGCTGGAGAACCTGGTCCTCAACTTCGCCACCTTCCCGCCCATCGGCACGGTTCTGACACTGTTCATGGTCGTCGGTCTGGCGGAGAAGACCGGCCTGCTGAACACCCTGATGCGGGCCACACTGGCCCGCGCCCCCAAGGCCGTACTGCCATACGCGCTGGCGCTCTTCGCCTGCCAGGCGCATGTGATGACCGATGTCGCCGCGCTCGTCTTCCCGCCGCTGGCGGCCATGGTCTTCAAGAGCGCGGGCCGCCACCCCGTGGCAGGTCTCATCGGCGCCTTCGCCTGTGTCAGCGCGGGGTACGCCGCCGGATTCACCGTCGGCTCGCTCGACGCCACCTACGTCGGCATCACCCAGCAGGCGGCCTCGGCACTCCCCGGCGGCGACGGGCTGCACATCCATCTGCTCATCAACTACTTCTTCACCGCGGCCAGCAGCATCGTGCTCGGCCTGCTCGGCGGCTTCCTCATCAGCCGTGTGATCGAACCGCGCCTCGGGCCCTACCAGGTGGCCGAGGGCGAGCCCGAGCCCGAGGACCTGACCCTCACCCCCGCCCAGCGCCGGGGCCTGCTGTACACCGGGCTCGTCATCGCCGCCTACCTGGCGGCGGTCCTCGCCCTGTGGCTGCCCTCCGGAGCCCCACTGCGCGGCGAGGGCGGAGCCTTGCTGCCGTCCCCGGTCCTCACCGGAATGGTCCCGATCGTGTTCTGCGGCTTCCTCCTGGCGGCCGTCACCTATGCCATGGCGGCCAGGACCCTCACCAGCGCCGGAGAAATGATCACGGCCGTCTCCGACTCGCTGAAGACCATGTCCGGCTACCTCGTGATGATGTTCGTGGCGGCGCAGGTCATCGCGCTCTTCAACTGGTCCAACGTCGGCATCCTGCTGGCCGTGAAGGCCGCCGCGTCCCTCAACTCCATCGGGCTCACGGGCTTCTGGGTCATCGTGGCATTCGTCCTGCTGACCGCCTGCCTCAACCTCTTCATCGTCTCCGGCTCCGCCCTGTGGTCCCTGGCCGGCCCCATCTTCGTCCCGGCGTTCATGCTGCTCGGGATGAGTCCCGCGCTCAGCCAGGCGGCCTTCCGCATCGGGGACTCCGCCACCGGCATCCTCACGCCGATGAACCCGTACCTCTTCCTGATCCTCGGCATGCTCCGCCAGTACGAACCCGAGGCCCGGCTCGGCACTCTCATCGCCCGCCTCGCGGTCTT is a window of Streptomyces violaceusniger Tu 4113 DNA encoding:
- a CDS encoding metal-dependent hydrolase family protein translates to MTDATTHETARTALRVHHARLIDGTGASPVDDAVVTVDAEGTITYAGPAATAPSGPEGASPVRDVDAGGRTVLPGFFDCHVHLAYAHRAHPGRHGELDPVLVTYDTATRLRQTLDAGITTARDLGGLSAGYRTAVETGRIVGPRLHTAVRIIGHTGGHADFRLLDGTDLTGGEMADLADTVDEARLAVRKVLRAGADVIKICATGGMASPYDQPEDEGLLEEEIRAVVDEARRHGGTPVAAHAQGTAGIINAIRGGVTSIEHGYGLDERALEMAGERGVFVVPTLSAAFTSIDKNTMPEYQYQKKTRWAGITKENISRAIERGARVALGTDAAIAPHGVNLKELGHLVNLGMDPMAAIVAGTRTSAELLGLADRLGTLVPGRTADLIICDGDPLTDIGILGDPAHVVCVVQDGVVRKDLLSPAGTPATPAAPAVRQP
- a CDS encoding AbgT family transporter, which codes for MSSLHSLPTPDHQTPGSQAADGKTPQDPRPTGLDRLLSLIERAGNTLPNPVVLFAALFALLAVISTVLDLADVSATVPGTAETKHITGLLTGEGLRWLLENLVLNFATFPPIGTVLTLFMVVGLAEKTGLLNTLMRATLARAPKAVLPYALALFACQAHVMTDVAALVFPPLAAMVFKSAGRHPVAGLIGAFACVSAGYAAGFTVGSLDATYVGITQQAASALPGGDGLHIHLLINYFFTAASSIVLGLLGGFLISRVIEPRLGPYQVAEGEPEPEDLTLTPAQRRGLLYTGLVIAAYLAAVLALWLPSGAPLRGEGGALLPSPVLTGMVPIVFCGFLLAAVTYAMAARTLTSAGEMITAVSDSLKTMSGYLVMMFVAAQVIALFNWSNVGILLAVKAAASLNSIGLTGFWVIVAFVLLTACLNLFIVSGSALWSLAGPIFVPAFMLLGMSPALSQAAFRIGDSATGILTPMNPYLFLILGMLRQYEPEARLGTLIARLAVFAVPFLVVWLAILGVFYGFGLPLGPGAHIGMK